catcactaTCCAAGAGGCTGTGGCTACAAGAAAAACCTCTGAGGGCCACATGTAGCcatgtttgagaaacactggtatagTCTGACCacttgcacaacacaggccatagaatgccACCCACTGATTCCTGATTCAAGCCTGTAATTTATTTGACTTCTTGTGCATAATTTAAAGAGGCATCCAGTCTCAATTTAAaaacagtgatggagaatccaccacatcactacataaattgttccaatagttaattacagTCACTGCTAAAAAGATGTACCTACCTTTTGTCTGAGTCTGTCTAGCTGTAGCTTCCAACCATGGGACCTTATTATGCCATGTTCTGCTAGATTAGAAAGATCTCTACTattagaaatctcttccccatatAGGAACTTGTAGACTGATCAAGTTACTGCAAccttctcttagggcttgtctacattacccgctggcaCGACGGGCAGTGATTGATCCAGCCGGGGTTGATtcatcgtgtctagtctagacaggATAAATTGACTGccgagtgctctcctgtcaacgctggtactccaccagggcaagaggtgcaggcggagtcaacGCGGGAGCGCCAGCcgtcgacttaccatggtgtcgtcactgcggtaagtagatctaagtatgtcgacttcagctacggtattcatgtagctgaagttgcgtaacttagatcgattccgccccagtgtagaccaggccttagataaactaaatagactgagcttcttTACTCTCTTACTATATGGCATGATTTCCAGACCTCAAATtatcttgtagctcttttctgaatcctttccaatttGTTAACATCCGTGTGGAAGCATGGACACCAGTATCCATTAATAGTCTCCCTTATTTAAATTCAAGTCAGAACTTGTGTTGTGTTGTTTAAACTTTCAAACAATGTTTGTGATCGAAGCTCCAATGTTGCAAGGTACTGAAACACATGACTTCAACATAGCTACTTCTGTCCGGAAAGCTAGACATCTTGCTGAATTGGCGCAGAGTGACTGTTACTTTAAAACTGTGAAACACTTCACTCTAATATGTAGGATACAGAGTTACTTAAGACAAGCTGTGCTTCAATGGTTTAGTATTTTATTAAAGAGGAAATACATACACCTGAAATAGGACACTCCTCGGTTACTCAAATTAGAACGTATAACTTTGATATCAGAAAGGTATTCTGTAAAAGAAATCTACCTAAGTCTGTGCTtgtgcaaaagaaaacaaatcacatTTATTTAAGAAAGTAGTATTTTTCTGAAGTAGTACACACAGAGCGATCTGTTCGCGGTCTGGTTCAAGAACTGAACATAAATTTGAGAAATGTATTATAGAATTAGCTGTTAAAACATTTGCCCAAATCTTGCCTTTCCCTATCCCTAAGCACTCCACTAAAATCCATAGGGTTCTATAGGGTGTAATACAAGTTAGGATTTAGCCCATTGTGCTTAAGACTTTTAAACAGATCATGGTAAAGAGACAAACACAGTAATTACTAACCGTTTGGAAGGAAATGTATCCTGACACAATGATGATATGGAATCTGTGTCACCAGAGGATATTAAGTTAATCTTAGTCATGACTACCCAAATAATTTTCACTAGACACTATTATAGCCCTGCAGACAGCAGGCGTGTTTGCGTAAGTTCAAAGGAAGAAGGGATGTCTCCCCCTTCAGACTGAGGTCTCGGGTTACCCTTTTCAATATTCTGTTCCTACACCAAAATATAATTTGTAATTACTTCcactgttctctccagcagggcccctcTGACAATGTTAGATCCCTGAAAATACACTTAGTCATCAACAGGAAGAACCCCTCCAGGGGGCTAAATCAGCCAGGCAGGCCACAAGATGACAGATTTTCAGATTCTTCAGAGTCTCAAATTACATTTGAAGGATTATAATACAAATTCAatagcattaattaaattaatgtttTCTTCTACCTATGAAACTCATGAGAATGCTTAAGACAGACCACCACCAAAGTAAAAACCGTGGTTACCCAAGAAAGGTAaatcccatattaaaaaaaaaaatcccatttaaatAGCTTTTTCTACAATCTTCCTTTAAATGTCAACCAAACAGCATGTTTCTTGAAGTGCCTGGTAAGACTGTATCTGCTCATGCACGTGGGCCGAATTCCTCATCTGTTTAACAAGCATTGCACTGTTTATATACttcatcaaaattataaaacctATTATTTCTCCTCTCAAAGTGTTATTTTAGTCAAAAAGTACGTTACTTTATATAACAATTCATGTTAAATTCCTACCACACACACTGTAGTCTAAATATTTTCTAAAGGTGTCGATTACAAAGTATATAAAAATTACCAATAAGTCAGGATACAGTGGTAAAGATTTTTCCATTCTACAACATAGAGTAAGAGATTCTAGTATTGATAACTAAATCTGTACGTTTATATATCCTTATTCTCTCCAATAATTTTGAAAGGTAAATAGCAAACAAAAGAATTACAGCAAGGCTATGTTTACAGTCAGAAAACAGAACTGTTATTACGACTGTACCTAACTGGTTCAGTCATACAGAACTTGTCAAAGAACAACAATACATTTAGAGGTTGTCAAGGGACTGAAGCATGtcagaaaaatgtttattttaccaTCTTGCTTAGGTGTGATTTAGAATCCATCAGTGTCTAACTGTTGAACTGATTAAAGAGTACCACTTTATCATTCTCCAGCTAAAATGCACACAGACAAACTAAGGTGTCACAGACATGTATTTCTTAATAGCACAACTATTGGTAACTGTAACCCAATATTGTTTAACAACTCTATAACAAATACATGTACATTGGGCCTTTAAAATCTTAGTTAAGGTAGATAATCCTTGTTTATCAAGATTTTCATCTAATCAGTGCCAATACATTTAAATTTGGAGGAAATAGCATAAACACACTTAGGAGATCAAATCAGAAAGAAGGGCTTGAGGAAAAGTGTTAGACCAATTAATCATTTTCTGTCCTGCAACTCTTCACCCCAATCTGTTGTCTTTAGCATTTGCCTTAAAGTCAGACAGATTCAGACCCGGTCTTAGCAATGGCAACAGTTTGGACTAATTAAACTAAACCCTAATCAAACCAAAGATGATGCAAATATTCAGACCGATAAAGGGCAGAACTGAACTATTTGTTCATCTATCCCACCCTTCCTTTCAATGCAGGATGGTTCTTCACAGAACATTCGTGTTATTTTGGAACCATTTCTGATTGAGCTCTCTCTCCTTTAGCTGTCACTTCACAGCTAAATCCGAAGTGGCCTTTTTTACAACCGAAATCTCCacctaaaataaaaacaaacaaaaactagcGCCGTTCTTTTTTGTTTAAGTCAGAAGAAAGAATGGCTGGCTCTGGCTAAATGATATATTGGCAGCAAAACAATTCACTCATCAGTGGAGTTTAGCTCAGTCCCTGGCTTTTAACTTAGCAGGAGCTTAGCTATTGTGGATGCATTATGCATAGCCTGGAAGAGGGTAGGAGGCACTTTGCACTGCTCTCTCACCAGCTGGAAGAGGGGGAACGGATAGGGTTTGAAAGGAATCACAGCACACCCCTTTCTCCAGTGCAGATATCGGGAGAGCCTTTGGCAGGAGGACAGAGGAAGTACCTCGGATCTCCAAACTGGGCATAGATGTATGCGTTTGTGTGACAGAAGGAGAGAATAAAGACTTCTCGGCCATCAGGCCAACTGCATAACCTTCCCCATGCTGCTTTGTAATACCCCTGTGCTGTGAAAGTACATCATAAATGTCCCGATAGAAGAAAACAGCAGGAGGGTTCAATTCTTGTTACAATTAACTGCAAAGGAAGCGACCCAGACTAAGATAAGGCCCACTTTGTCATAAAAGCCATATAATTTTTTTATCATCACTTAAATGTAGAAATGTGAGTTCCGATTAGTGAGGGAGCACATTAAAATTAATTGGTAGAATTAGTTATTCAAATAACTAACTCATTGATGTGCAAGTCTTGTTACTGCTCTTCTGTGAGGAGGTTGAAAAGTCTCAAGTGAACTGGAAAAAAGGACTTGTCAGAAAGAAAGCAAATATAAATGCTATAAAAGCAAACATAAAAGTGTATGTGGGACTGATTCTAACACGGCATGTCACACGGTGGTTTCTATAGTCTCGATCACTTCCAGTTCACACTGTGAGGGCGACAGAAGGGGGCATTCGTCTGGCTCCCAACTGCTGTCTGGATTATAATCTTCTTCAGAActtagctctgccccctcctcagTGTCCTCATCACACGACTCCATAAAGGGAACCCCAACAGCATTGATCCCAGAGTCCTCGGAGCtggaaggggaagagcagtgatCTATTTTTGGTTTATTGTTCTCTTTTGAAATTAAGGCATTGCGAACAGCAAGCTCCTCAGGCTTCATTTTATGTGGCGCAGCGGGAGGCTGCCGCTGGACATAGCACATCTTCCCATTGATGCATTTCACACGATAATTGTCGATAAAGAGGTCGGAAATTGTGCAGTATCGGGGGGAGTCAGGGGGTAACGGCAGCTGGAAGACAGGTGCAAACTTCAAGAAGTGTTCAGTGAGTGAGACCGAGATCTGAATGGTGTTTGTGGATTCCCTAGGTTGGATAGGTATTTCAGTgcttggaagctgttccacaggAGTCATTGGCTGATAGACATATTTACCTGTAGGGAATATAAAAATAACCATTAAAAACCATAATTGCTACAAACAGATTATATCATTCTATTATTACTAGTTCATCAATAAAGAACAAAAATACATGGTGTTTCACCaaacttgtttaaaaaacaaaagaaagcaatCAGAAAACACCTatgaaaaatatttcacattAATCTTGACCTTTaaacagggatcagttctgacaGATATTTCCTTTGATGAACTGAATCATTTTAACATTAATTAGTCTATTCTTTGCGAGTTCATTTTGTTAGTGTATTTTCATTTCCCTTTCTCTAGTCTCAAAACGGCCTCTATGTAGTTAGCAGATGGAATTTTAAGGCAGAAAATAAAGGAACTCCAAAGCTCTGGAAGTGCGGATGGCATTTTGATGATCTGGCGATGTAATAGGAAAATAGATTATGTTGGTTGTATGGAGGACTCCAATGCTGAACTGAACAGGGAGTCTGTAAAGCTATGCTAAAGAAAGAAATAAGGAGAAAACTAAAAACCAGTACTTTGTTATGAAAGACAAATCTGAGACTACCTCAAAGGACCATAAAATGCAGCATTTAGTTTACATAATTACCTTCTAAAAGGTTTAAGTCTTACTATGACTTTCACAAACTATAAAGCTCAATTACAGAACAGTTACAAGCACAAGGGTTatctaagaagaaaaaaataagctgtaaattatttaaatttcCAATGCCAGAGCTGTAAGTAGGTAAAAACAAAACCCCCTTTTTGTACACATCTAATAGAATCCTTTGGGTATCCCAAGTGCTTTAGAACCTAGCAGAGCTAGATAAGCAGGAGTTAAGCAAACAAAGTAGTCATTATGTGCTTAACAACAGCTCAGACTGGGACAGCCACCATAGGTGGAGAAGGAACACTGTTTATCCTCcatctttttttccctaaaagtACCCTGGACTCTAAGCTACCACAGCTGAGCTGTACGGACATCTGCATAACTTTTGTTCTCAAGGGGTGCACTCCCTACCATGAGTAATGGACTGTGTGCGCTCAGCCAAGCCTTGCTGTGCACTAAGAAGTTACAATCTTTTGATCCAGAGGCAAAGAACCATACAGGCACACATGGGCATATACCAGAGTGAATGTTTAAGTTTGTAAGCAAGCAATTTAATATCAAAGACATGGATTTTTGTTGCAGTTCCCCTCATTAGCATCTTGCTCTTTTTGACTGTCTAGAAGTCTCCCAGTCCTGTGGCTTAACCATCCATACCACTTTCTGTAGGGTCTCTCAAAATTATGATGAGCTCAGTATACACTGGAGCAGGGCTCCCCCCAAAGCAGGCCTTTGATGTTTTCACTGTCTGCCCCTAGATATTTCCTCTCCTGACTTTTAACTCACATTAGTCAAAACTAGACCCAAAAAACAGATTTCACGATGAATTTCATTtgaatctcaaaaaaaaaatatctccCACTTACAGGGCACTGGAGCCTCTCTAGCTGGATTGTTTCTagctgtatttagtttgatttctATATTTGCtttgggaatttttttaaacatgggcctACCATAAGCCATTCTTTAGCAGATTACAGGTGGTTGCCTTTTGAGGCTGCTAACCAGGAGGGGCTTTTGAGCAAGGGGACTGTTTCAAAGTGAATGGAAGGCATTTCCTCTCATTCTTATTATGAAGATGTAGCTTAAAAGGAAATAAAGTTATTGGACGGCTTTCTGATGACGAGGTTCAGCACTGCCTAACATGGTTCAAAATGCAGATTTCGTCCTTTGAAAGCACAGGATTCTTTATTATTTCAGTCAGTGCAAACATACAGCACCCATTGTTGTGCACAGCAGAGACTTAGGACTCTGTGTGAGAAGTGTCAAACCACAGCAACCCCAACcggccagggcagggagtgccTAATATTGCCACCTCTAGGAGACACAGAGCTGGATCTAGTGACACAACATGGTTTAGCAGGTCTTGCAAATAGTCTCCTACCTCTGTACAAGCTGGGAGTCGTGGAGatttatgtacattttaaaactctCAACTTTGCCTACGTCCTGATCATCCTTTTCAAAAGCCCTAATGCATTACAAGGGTGTGAATTATCACTAGGAACAGTGTCACACCAAACTCTCCTCACTTCAACCCCGTCCTGGTACCAACAGTGGAATTAATGACTGGATCGTTTGTAGCCATCCCAACACTGAGTGCTGTGGAGTGTAACATCAGATcccaaggccacaagggaccattgtgatcatctagtctgacctcctgtgtaacacaggccagagaacttcccaagaatcattcctagagcagagcttttagaaaaacagccaaacttgattttaaaattgtcagtgatggagaatccaccaaaacccttggtaaattgttccaatggttaattactcacactgttaaaaatttaatgttttatttccagtctgaatttgtctcgcttcaacttccagccatgggattgtgttagacctttctctgctagactgaagagaccattattaaattTTTGTCCCCCATGTAGATCaaatcactccttaaccttctctttattaagctaagaTTCAAAGAGCTCGTTCTATTATCATTATAAGGcgggttttctaatcttttagtcattctcatggctcttctttgaaccctcaccaatttatcaacatccttcttgaattctgggcaccagaactggcacAGGATTCCAGAAGCAGTCAAACCAGTGAACTAATAGATATTGGACATGGGCATAGAGACAGGAAAgacagggttaccatacgtccggatttccccagacatgtccggctttttggtgctcaaatcgccgtccggggggaattttaaaaagccgaacatgtccggggaaatatggaggcataagccagggtccgctcGGCCACAGCACgatccgcagcgcagcccagcccagccgccccggctacattgtagcgagcttgggaggggggggcgcagctGCAGAAGACGgcggaggggctgctgctgcccccacagGCTGGGCGGACCGTGCACCCCAGCCGAGCCTGCAGGACCATTgggaggccgggcccagccagcggctcgggcttcccttgtgggcggggaccccccggccactgggggacacttcctgcagccccggcACCGCGGGAGCTGTTCCAGCAGGGACAGGCCAGGGAATGTGCTCGGCGGCGGCGGCAGGAAGGAGGTGGCGGGGAGTGCGGCGTGTGCTGGGGCTGCAAGGACCCGCGCCGCCCCGGTCGCCGCTGAGCCTCCGAAGCCCCCCGCCAGGCAgaggtcacagaggctgcaggggcgggggggtgcaggggctgcagggcgagtggggagcaggggtcacaggagcTGCAGgtcgagtggggagcaggggtcacaggagctgcagggcagggggtgtgaggggtcacagaggctgcagggcaaggggggtcgcagaggctgcagggtgagtggggagtagggaagcacttagcaacccccaaccaagatcagagcgggagggaggagggggaatgcggggtgctcagaggaggggggcagagttggggcagggactttggggaaggggttggaataggggcgggaaagaggcggagttggggcaggaccagggcccccatggagtgtcctcttttttcagtgttgaaatatggtaaccctaggaaagaGACTGTGATACAGCTGCCTCCGGCATCCCAGATTTGCTTCTCTTTGATCCTTCTCACAGGAAGGATATGTCCCATTCATAGATTTCACATATTTGTGTTGAGATGGAAATCCTCACATACGATCAGATATCTGAGGCTCCCAGGCAGTGGGAAGAGACACCCTGGATGAAACAAGGTTTTCCTGCTCACTGATTCTAGGGGCTTGTGGGCATTCCAGTGCAGCTACCCATTGCTCTcttgctgctccctgctgctttttttgGAGACGGGAAGAGGGGgacttccctctctctctgctgtcAAGAAAGATGGTTTCTTCCCACCATACAAACCCTGAGTCCAGAGCACTCAGCATTCCTGCCAGCAGTTTAGCATCAGTCAGACAGAAATTGTGGTGAAACAAGCACTTCTGCAATTGCCCCAGAGTCCACTGCCAAGGGCTACCAGTGAAAATACAATGGGCTTTTCAGAAGAAATCACAAGAGCCAGCCTGAAAGTGAAAAACtagttttgcaaaaaaaatctacattgttTTCATTTAGAAGAGATCTTAACAGACCCAACGGAGGTTTCAAAAGTGTGTACACAATTCTGCCCCTGATATTTGTCATTCAAAATGACCATCACACTTTTAGTTTACCTAAAACCAGATTTTTGGTGAACAAAAATTTTCAATTGTGTGTTTAATAGGGTGTTTTTTAATTGTGAAAGGcacaaaaattttcaaaaacactgattttttggtgaaaaaattcattttcaaaaaaggactttttaaaaaaaagaaaaaaacttttcatttgaaaatattggctgGCTCCAGTTTACACACagtaggtttttgtttgttttctaaaacCAACCACACTAGAAAATCAGGAACAAAGAACACATTTTAAGGTTATTAtaccaaagtaaaaaaaaaaaaaaccacttctacCCACCTACACATAGTCTACCACTACTCACTGCACTGTGTGTAATTCTGACAGACAATTCCATTGTGCCATCAATGTCTGCCCAAATAAAAACTTAGCGATTAAGTTTCCTAATGCATATACAAGCAAAATCGAACTGCTTTGTCTTggttatttttagtttttttcccTCACAGAACAAGGACAGTGACTGCCCTTCGCTGAGTTTTCACTGCACACCTGGCTGGACATTTTACCATTCAGCAGGTTGAACTGATGGGAATACTGACTTCACGTGATGACCCCTGGAGAATTCGGAGTAGGTTCTCCCTAAGTTCTAACCCTTCCGGCCACTGACCCTGAATCCCTGGCTCAGCCACGGCTGTTAGACTAGCAGAAAGGCAAACTATGAGCCCAACATTTCAAGTGTATTATGTCCCCTTTTTTACCTGTGAGTCCACATTTCCCTACTCCTACCATACCAAGGTCCCCGGACTTTGTTGCCTTCAGAAAGAGTACCAACACATTCATTGTTTTCTGCTGAACATGGGGAAGAGCTGCTGACAAATGACCATGGTGGGTTGGCCATTCCTGACAATGCTGTTTAATAACCTGATCAATGACACTGTACATGACAGGAATCTCCATCTCCTGAGCTGTGAGCAGTATGGGGTCTGCTACTGAAAATGTGTTTCAACCCACCTGTCATAGGCAACGGGGGTGCCAGTAGCAGCTGCGAGGCTCAGGCTTTGATCTCTCTCAAGCAACCTCAGGAGCTCCCTTACTGGTACATTAGGAAGGGTCTCCTTCACCCATGTGCATGGCACTATGCACACCTGTGCACCAGTGTCCCACAATGACGCTGCTTTAACCCCATTCAAAAGGCatcaaatagggttgccaactttctactcaaacaaaactgaacacccttgccctgcccccaccactcctctgaggccctgccccccccccactcactccatcccccctttcttctgtcgctcgctctccctaccctcactcacttgctcattttcactgagctggctcggggggttggggtgcaggagggggtgagggctccgggatgggaccagaaatgaggagttcagggtgcaggagcgggatctgggctgggatagggggttgggatgcaggggggtgagggctgcagcttggggtgtgggctctggtgtggAGCCAGGGacgagggatttggggtgcaggagagggctctgggctagagctgagggattcagagtgtgggagggatgTGAGGGCTCTGCCTGGGAGTGCAGACTCTGAGGTGGGGACGAGGGGTTTGGGTTGTAGTAGTGTGCTCTGGGTTGGGACCAAGgagttcggagggcaggagggagatcagggttggggcaggagttggagtgtgtgtgtgggggggaatgaaGGCTCTGGCTAGgcgtgcagactctgggatggggctgggaaggagggatttggggtgatcttgacaaactggagaaatagtctgaaataaatagcatgaaattcagtaaggaacaatcaactgcacaaatacaaaatgggaaatgattggcTAGGAAGGAGTAGtgaagaaaaggatctgggggttatagtggatcacaatctaattatgagtcaacaatgtaaaatggttgggaggaaaaaaagaaaagaaaaagcaaacatcattttggaATGTATTAAACAGGAGTGTTTTAAgcgtaattcttccactctactcagcaccgATAAGGCCTCAGTTAGAGCAGTGTGTCCAGATTTGGACACCACACTTCATGAAAGATGtggaaattggagaaagttcagcaGACAGCAACGAAAAGAGattaaaaggtctagaaaaaacaggtgaaagtaagccagtacaggCCATTACGGCATACCAGTAAGAAAGTAGCCGAAGCATTCAGTACAAATGGGTAAAATAGGCTAGGTTTAACTGTAGTAATCACAGCCGACAGTGCTTTAACTTGGCTGTGTAATTGTggctccagttctcccagctctgTAATAAAATCACCGCCGCAAGAggaatagctcccagcgctgtagcactgtctacactgccactttacagagctgaaacttgcattgctcggggggggggggggggggggtcaagaagcaatgggtttaaattgcaccaagggaggtttagggaaatcttaactgtcagggtagttaagcactagaacattttacctagggaggttatggaatctctgtcattggagatttttaagaacaggatagaaaaccacctgtcagggacggtctagataatacttagtcctgcctcagtgcaagtgactgaactagatgatctatagaggccccttccagtctgaaatttctatgattctatgtctagtTCTAATAGTCCCATGGATTTCTCAATTTCTTATTTATGGCAACTGTCTCTGGGATCTTTGGGCCTGGCTGGTCCCTTGAGGTACCTTTGGAGCAACTGGGTGTAGTTTCCCTTCCAGTCCATTCCATGGGGTGTCATTATGATATCCAGATTAGTAGCACTCTTCATTCCCTCACCGCAAACAGTGGTTGTATGTATCACCTTTGCCCTCCATCTAGCAGTTGAGATGGCCTCACCTCTGAAGAGCTTTCTGTGGGATGGATTGGAGCGGTCTCCTTCTGTCATGACGGGTACCTTCAGAACCAGCTTGATAACAGCGATCTCCATTTGTAGCTCTTACTTCTGCTAGGCTTCTTTTCAGTTCTCCAATCTCATCCATTAAGTTGCTGAcacaagttatttttttttaaattggtgctGCTATCTCGTCAGTCTCTGGCTCACCAACAACAAAGGCCTGTTGTACTACATTGGGTCTGCAGCTTTTCCTCGTGCCTCTCTTGCTACTTTgtgtttttctcttttcctgcCAGTTACAATATTTAGTTTCTCCAAAAGAGCTTTACCTGTGACTGAGCCATCTCGGAGATAGTTCAGCCACAGATGAAGAGACTGTAAAGTCTGAATGTTGTTATTCTGCAGCCCACTGGAGACTGAAAGAAGGAACATATTTTGCACGAGGAGTGGGTTGTACTTCAGAGTGGAATCAACTTCCTGTGATGCAAGCTGTACTTCCTGTCACAAATCCAAGGCAAGTACCAAGAAATCCTGAGGTGTATCTTTAGGACCCTAGGCAGCACTGGAAAGATTACGATACAGTTCAGTTGCATCCATCACTTCACAGTAGGATCTTAAAATTCTCAGCTTTGGTAATGTCATGGTACTATTTCCTTCCATCTAACTCCAAGGGCTTGTTCCAGGGGTAATTGCTTTAACCACTGCTTCCATTACTTCAAGGTTCTGCATAGCCCCTTCATGGTCTTGTTCCTATCTGCACTAGAAAAACTTCATCCAACCTTCTGATTCAAACAGCCAATCTATCCTGTCACTTTGAACTCCATTTGTAGCTGGGGTGCACACTGCAGAGCTCGTACTGCTGTGTTTCTCTCGCTGGGATTGCATTCTCTCCTGTTTTCCTCCTTAGTGGCCgactggttaggtccagtgacaGAGACTTGATTAATATATCTAATTAGAGCTAACCAGGTCTTTCCTATAGCTCTGCTTCAATTCTCTCCTGAAACATTTAAGTGATCACAAATAACGAGATCTTCACTCTATAGCTGGTAAAACTGCCTCTCTAGCTGTATGCGTATATTTCCCAGCTCAGCACTAGCCATCTTTGTTTCCTGTGCTCAGTACATCCCCTGCACTACGCCTACTTGCAGGTGCTAGATGTGTAGATTTTTAGGTTCTGTTCTCTGGAGGGATTGTTTTCCAGCTTCAGGGACCAGAAGCTCACAACCCCTCCTGGCTGGCTTGCCAAAGTGTAACGTATCTCAAAATGCAGATCCTGTCCTCTGAAAACACAGAATACTTTATTATTTTAGTCAATACAAACATACAGCATGTGCCTGTAACAGGGCTCCAAAATCATGGGGTTTGTCCCCATGCCACAGCAAGGAGACAGGGAGTGTCTAAAAATTACCATCTCTGGGGACACATTGGGGTTTTTTCCAAAAAGTTCAACCACCGTGCACTCCCTTTGGTGTGTGCCTTACAATTCCAGGAGTAGGGAATGCAGGGTACTATTGGAATGTGCATACTACACATGGAGT
This region of Chrysemys picta bellii isolate R12L10 chromosome 9, ASM1138683v2, whole genome shotgun sequence genomic DNA includes:
- the C9H3orf70 gene encoding UPF0524 protein C3orf70 homolog isoform X2 is translated as MSGAAAGKSEKRDEAQALARNCAGRPDFQPCAGRSLCATHSHGRCFRLHWCCHLGWCHCKYVYQPMTPVEQLPSTEIPIQPRESTNTIQISVSLTEHFLKFAPVFQLPLPPDSPRYCTISDLFIDNYRVKCINGKMCYVQRQPPAAPHKMKPEELAVRNALISKENNKPKIDHCSSPSSSEDSGINAVGVPFMESCDEDTEEGAELSSEEDYNPDSSWEPDECPLLSPSQCELEVIETIETTV
- the C9H3orf70 gene encoding UPF0524 protein C3orf70 homolog isoform X1 yields the protein MEIAVIKLVLKVPVMTEGDRSNPSHRKLFRGKYVYQPMTPVEQLPSTEIPIQPRESTNTIQISVSLTEHFLKFAPVFQLPLPPDSPRYCTISDLFIDNYRVKCINGKMCYVQRQPPAAPHKMKPEELAVRNALISKENNKPKIDHCSSPSSSEDSGINAVGVPFMESCDEDTEEGAELSSEEDYNPDSSWEPDECPLLSPSQCELEVIETIETTV